The sequence below is a genomic window from Chaetodon auriga isolate fChaAug3 chromosome 8, fChaAug3.hap1, whole genome shotgun sequence.
ACTTAAGTGTTAAATTGAGTGTGTGCATTAGTATGGTGGTTTTGAGCCTTATCATGTTAATGATTATATTTGGGATATGGTTATTCAGATCCCTGTGTCCATGAACATCACTGTATCTGGGTTTCTGttcatgtgtctgcaggtgagtcttgatttcTCTCCACTTCAGCCACTATGAGATGGTTCAGAAACCTGGATCAGCGTACTCCAGGTAGTAAATCCAGGTTTCTCAAAATCAGGATAAGGTGCTTACGTGCACGAAATATAACCAGGATAGTCCAAAATCCTGATGGTAACCAGGACACTAGCATGCACGTTAACTCCCACTATCATCTGCAGGGCCATGACGCCAATGTGACAAAACATAAGCTCAGAACTGCTTcaaaaaaactgacaaaaaccttgaaaaactgctgactttttaatgtagtccataaaaacaaacagcaatgatAAAAACAACGAGGTGGTAATAATATTCAACAATGTAAAACAACGTAACAACGGACAGTaagaaattaaattaatttaagaTTGCTATCATTCTCAGAGCCATCCCATGTACCTAAAAGCTGTGGAGCTATTGCATGTCTGTATTTCGGGCAAACACGGGTGAGTTTCCAGGGAGCAAATCTGTGGTGTAGTTAGGAATGTCTAGGTGCTGGCTGGGGTGTGAGCACAGACAGCTGATCCTGGATCGGGTCACCCGACGAGAGAGGTGGAGGTTTGGGATGGAGTGAAATGACGCAGGAGGAGGTAACAGATCTGACTGGCTGATAGAAAAGTGACAGTAACAGTTTCTCATTGTCAGGGGCATTCTGCAGTAGAGGTGCACATTAATATGCCCTattttatacatacatacatacaggaAACTcgcacacactctccctctacacacacatatacaggtGAGGACATTTAGAGCTgaattactttaaaaaaaaaaaaaaaagtttcacaatTTTCTAAAGGTGAAAATGAGCACAATAAAATCCCTTGAATTCTTTAATAATCCAAAAAATTACTACAAAGCACCAGTATACTCCAAACatgctgcttcctctcctgtctagcttcttcagcttcatgttaCATATAATTACAAACACACGTTTGACCCTGCTGTGAAGACAGACCAGGACAGGTCGGTGGAGCTTCCCGCAGTTCGACAGTGCTCAGGTTACAGGAGTTACATCTGAATCCcagtggaggagaaagactCGTCTCTAGTCTGTCACAGAAAGAAGTGATTCTTCCATTCGCTCCCATCCTACATCGACAGTCTTTCCAAATCAAAGTCCAGCAGCGCACCTGATGCTCTTCTGAGTCCAGAGATGGGTTGTGGGTGCAGAACGAGGAGGACTAACCTGACTGTGCTGTACATGGTGGTTGAAGGGGAGGACGTCTGCTACATGGCGGTGAGGTGAAGGCTGGCCTCAGTCAGTAAGAGTGAAACGTGCGAGGTGACTGGTCAGCGCGGCACCTGCATCTGTTGTGAGGTCTGTGATTGGTTCTGAGCCGTGACCTCGGGGCCCCGGCTGGCCAGTCGGCTGAGGATGTTTCTCTCTGACATTTGCAGCCGCACAGCGACAGGGGGTATCCTGGCGATGGTGGCCGGGAGACGTGTGACGTCAGCCTTCATGTCGCTCAGGAGTTCCTCGAGCTGTTTGAGAACTGGTATACAACACGTAAATGAGCTATGAGCACCACCGCGACAATCCAAAGGAAGAATTGTTTGAGGGTTTTAGTGAGTTTGTCTGGTGAAATTTAAGGACTCGATATCATCATATTTTAGCATTAAGATGCAGTCCGACCAGTTTCTGGTGGAgtggcaaagaggaggaggggacagGAAATAGTGTGGACAGGACTGTAGACCTGAACTATAGCGGCTAACATGGCTAGCAGGCTAACAACAGCAGTCTACAAAGCTGTAAAGCATTTATTAATCTGCATCTACTTTGCCtaatcatttgtcattttccaaGCAACATTTggtggttccagcttctcagatgtgattacttcctgcttttctcagtttcatATTATTGTGAAGTGAAGATGTTGGTGTTTTGGATTGTACCGGGTGGTTGCACAGTTTACTTCCTGAATAGGTAATGAGAAGTTGTCCTTGCTCAAACAtggaagctgctgtttgttgatgGTTACGTTAGCAGCCACAATTAGGGCCCATAAATTCAAACATTTATGTTCACATACTAgctcccttttctcttctcctggTACTGTCATGACTGACTGTAAAATTCAAGCTAAATGAATATTACTGTGAGATGACAGCACAGAATATCTAAAACTATTCTCCTGCCAAGATTTGAAAAAACGAAGGTTGCACAGTCATATGAAATATAACAGTGATCAAACCATACACATTTGTTTATGTACACAAATGAATTATTCCATGTAAGTGTtgtaaaatatttaaactgTGCTATTTTCTAACACAGTTATCACACTGTGAAATCTCACACTGCTGCAACCCAACAACAAGTATGTTTTCCAGGTCCATAAGAACCTATACCTGTCCCTTTTAGTCTTCCCTATGTTTTACCTTTATGTAGTACTGCATTGGCAGGCTTGTTTCCAGACATGGACTCCTTGCTGAGGTGCTGGTGGGACTCGGCGAGACACTCCACCTCACTGAAGCGAGTGTTGAGGGCCATGGAGGGGTGGGACGGGTCCTCTGTCATGTTCAGGTAAGCCGCCCTGCGCAACTGCTCCTCGATCACCAAAGCCTGCTCCAGCAActacacaggaaacacagacgCACAACACGCCCGGTGAGGTATGATAGAAACgcagacaggcagaaacacacacacgctcagggGAAAGGTGTGAGAACAGTGAGCACGCTCAGTTCACCTTGAACCTGCGGGCCAGAAACTTGTTCTTGATCTCCAGGAAGTTTCCTCTGCTCATCTCCCCTTTGAAGGGCTCATTGAGGATGGCAAACCTCACATCGTTCTGCACATCCTGCCACCGAGCGTAGCCGTGTCTGAGAGGCGCAGAGGTCAAGTGTAACAACATTATTGTCTTGCGGGGGTCTGAGGATTATAGTATGCCGTTTTCTCAAACAGGTTTTAAGGACGATAACTGCTGATTATTGTGTAGGCATGACACTTTAAGACGTCAGCAAGTAAAGCTGCGCACTACAAAATATTCCTAACCGTAAATATTTAAGTTAACTGTCTCTTTTGCcataaaagaagaaacaaatgagtgaaaatgtgaGTGAAAATGCAGCATGGCCTTGGTGTGCTTCATAACGGCAGCTaatgataacacacacacattgacaacCAACTCACGAATCAGTCGACTAGTCATTTCAGCTCTAACGTGAcaggaaaacagctgttttctggATCTGTGCCTCTAACAAATTGTCAGTTTGAAAGGATACTGTATGAtgccagccagcagccagtAGTCATGGCGACGGTGCCAAATCTCAAAGGTCTTCTTGGTGACGGTGGCTGCCCTCTCTTCATTCTGCCACAGAGAGTGGAGCTctgggagggaggacagacgggtcaaaacacacacaaacgacaGACGAAAAAGGCGATGAAAAAACGCGTCTGTGTGCGACTTGGTCCACCTGTGAATCCGCCGTCAGCGATGTTGAACATGAACCTCTGCTTggtgtcttttttcttctcttcactGACGTTAACCACCGGCGCAGCTGTTGTTCCCTCTTTGGTGTTCTCTCCGTTCTGCAATTTGCCAGATTCGTCTGTTTTCACGGcgtccttctcctctttttgctctgtggggaaacaacagaaacatgtcagCAGCAAAGTTTAGGATTCATTATGTAGACATGAGTGAAAGTCAACGGTTGAAAGTTTGTCGAGTCTATTTACGTTTAGACATTTAGCTTTGCCTTATGTCTCCATCTGAGTTTACTTTTGTACTTTCAGTGCaaagtgtgcgtgcgtgttgaCATGTTTGCacctttcatctcctctgttgGTGAACTGGTGTCCATCTTCTCatcttttccctcctcagctGAAGCAAGAGAAGCACTGTTAGAGGAACAGAATGAACAGGGAAAAGGACAAAGTGGACAACAGTTTGAACAGCTGCCTCACCTTTAGTCTTGTCCTCCTCTGAATCCGCCTTGCCCTCCGAACCTTCACCCTTGACCTCAGCAGGAGTATCCTTCTCCACCTCTGAAGTCttgtccttctcttccttctccttgtttgcatcttcatcctccttctccttcccttcatctccatttcctgcctccttctctttctcctccttcgcCATAGTGGGGTCtacctctccttctttcttttcaagGACGGGGGATTTTTCAGACTCATCTGGGATTTCAATAATCTATGGGAGAGAGGGGGTAGccagtttcaaattaaaaatatcTGCTGAGTCAGGTATAACGTTACTGCTCAAAACTTATTAAGACTGTACAAGAAAAATGGGATGAATATAAAAGCAGAATTTACCTCCGGATCATCTGCCTTCTTGGCTCCTTTGCCATCCTCAACCTCCTTCTTCATGTCTTCCTTGTCGTCCGATTTAGACAAATcctctgaaaaaacagaacatgcATGTCAACAACAGGTATGCAAAGACTGTATTTATATTCTGTCTCTGAGGCTTAATGGTggaataaggaaaaaaaaaagtgtgtctCATGGCCTGTTATCacttgtttcatgtttttctggcCAGTGAATCCTGACAGTCAGAGAAATACTATTAAATGATAACAAAATATCTTTCAGTGCAACTGTTCACAACTTCCAGGGGTATGATTAtaattatttaaatttaaagttaaagtttattttaagtTTCAGTTTGGGTAAAAGTTGAGGCAAAGCATGTCGTGCTGGGGTTAGAGCACAGAGTAAAAGGAAATGCATGCCAGTAAATTTTCTAAATTGTAGGAAATCACAGGGAATTTTAGATTTTaagttaataataaaaaatcaagtgtgaagtgtgtgtgtgtgtgtgtgtgtatgtgtgtacctgGGACAGGAGTGTTGGGCTGCGTGTCTGCAGGGGTTCCAGTAGATGGAGTCTTTGGGTCTTCTCCAGCAGCCAAAGCTGCAGCCCGtttgttctcctccagctctgccatCCAGGGCATTGACCACTGACCGTTCACATGCTCAAACTCCTGCACCTGTTAGTCAACACGTGAACCCATCAGCCCGTAAGTCATTAAATACttatattatttcaacatatttTGTACAGTTTCTTTTCTAACTGGTAAATCATACCTTTTTCCTTATAAGTGACATCACACCAATACGGGTGAGCACGTGCTGCCTTGACAGACCCTCGCGTGGGACACCGTCCGCGAAGGTCTCAGCTCCATCAGCCCCCGGTTCACAAAGGTGACGCATGAACAGAGACACATAGGCCCTGTGAACACGGGttaagaagaagatggagggatgTCATCGAAAGCACATTTGGAAAACATCAAAATCTCCcagaaaaaggcaaagaaaacacactgcaaatcaaacaaaacaactcaCGAATGCTAAAAAGCGTTAAAGGGAGATTTAAATCAGTTTACAATATTCTGTgctacaaaaacattttatgtcaCAGTACCAAAAAAGTACTGAGGTTGAATTTGTCGCATTGAGACTCACTTGAATTCTTTCTCAGACTTCCCTCGGAGGTCCCTGACCAGCCACTGGTTGGTGAAAGCATCCTGGGGAGGCATCCCATAACGCATCACTGCGTTCAGGAAAGCCTTCCTCTGTCGTGCATTGAAGCCCAAAACCTGAcaggtaaaacaaaaaaaaggtcaagATGTTTGCAAATTACGTGCTTTAAAGAAATAATAGAAAGTACAGTGATGATACTCAATAAACAGTCAAATTTCAAGCCATTTATCCCAGTCACTCATTCGTCATCTGTAGGATCTCACCTCGATGTTCCCGCCCACTCTGGCCAACAGTGGAGGCAGAGGTTTGTCCCGATCGTTCCTCAGCCCCTTACGATTTGGTCTGCGGGCATTCgctaaaaatgaaatgcacacaGTTAGTCCATCTGAGACTCATTAAAGGCAGTTTCACTGAATGAaggttaaaagtaaaaaagccAATGATGCATTGTCGTGTGTGCTCTTAACATCCTAAAGTCGCTCTGTGAAGATGATCCACTTACAGCTCATCGCGGCACACTCTGATCCTGAAGCTGTCCCTCCTCACAACCTGTCAGCACTTCTACACTAAATGCTTCTTCTTGAAGCATAAAGCTTTCAAAACATTAACAACTGAAAGCAGTGTTGTGGTACAGAACATTTAATGAAACAGGGCCATAATTAAGTCAAACCAAAATAACACTAAATCAAAATACGTACATTGTTGTGTGCTCATAAAGGAACTGCAGAATAtggaaagaaaataatctgTCCTAAAACAGTCCTGacacaaatgtgcaaatatgcaaaacaaAGTGCATTTCACAAGAACTTCATCAACAGTTATCTCTTTCAAGTGCGAGCAGACACTGCTGATTTCACTGTTCTTTTCCTGattctttgcctttttccttctcttttcctcctttttctctttctctccgtcctTTCTCGCCCCTGTACGCTTAATGCAGATGATGCAGTAACAACTGAGCTGTTGAGGTTGTCGATGAGGGTTTCATAGCTGTCCTCTTAATGTGAACAGGCATCTGCAGAGGTGGTTTGAAGGAtgttagtggaaaaaaaaactgtgcctCAAACAGTGGAGATTCCTTGTTAACAGGAAGGTGGACAGCCGTGTCTCAAGCTTTGTTGGGACCAAATCTCAATGGAACCATGTCCATCTTCTCGTAGGCTAAGAGCGGGTGTATTCACAGTCTGTCTTACCAGTACCTCCTCTCTTAACAGCAGTGATGAGAACAGCAGGCCTTACCTTCACTTCGCTCGTCAAAGTCCTCGTCACCCTCCTCCGAGGCCACCGAGTAGTCCGATTGGTTATCAGACTGATCCTCCTGCCAGTCTAAAGGGAGCacagacagaggggggaggggggagaaaacTCTTCATTAGCTGGACAGAATCTTACTGAGAGAGGAGATAATGTGCATCCAAACTCCTCGtggagctgcagcctgtttAAATTCATGCCAGCCAGACTTTTAGCCAGGAGGGGGAGCCACTGCTTCAGCACTACATTTTTCCAAATAATCAGAAATCAACATGGGAATAGTTTTATCATTAAAATCCAGCATAACTGATGTGCTGAGACTGAACTGAACGTACAACAAAACACATAGAAAGGCAGAACTTATTCTTAACATATATGAATTCAATTCTGACTGTTGTTTGCCTCCTTTGGTCTGAAACCACAGTGACTTCTGGCTCGCATGCGTTCTCTGCCCAATTACAAATAACTcacagtatgaaaaaaaaaaaaatcacaaggtACAACATTCAACAtaacacacataacacacagtGACTAAGaatctgtttgattttttttcaggTAAATATTTTAAGATAGAAATATCTTTAAaccgtctgctgctgctgtctttgttatCCTGTCTTCACTTGGCTGTCATGAGTCTGTATAAAGTGGGCCAAAGGGGCTGATGAGGGAGACTGTTTAGTATTGTTCGATCTCATTCTGGGTTTTCATCAGTAAACTTTAACATTACTTTATTGCTCGACTTTTAGAGCAAATATAAACATGCAGCAGTATTGcaatttttttgtgaaatattactGAATCTTTACAAATCTGACGTTAAAGGAGATTTGAGCAAAGCCTCGTTAAGAGCCCAAAGGCTACATTCATTACAAAAGCAGTGGCTGGTTGCTTTGGGCTTAGAAAGGAGTCCCgccattatgttttttttttttttaagtcactCAGCAAACTCTGTACCTACTGCGGGTCTGATGCCGATCTGCTCCTGCTCCTTGTCGATGGATTCTAATTGTTTTAAACATGcttcaaacacagcacacaactAACATGTTTCTACAGCCAATCTCaagccacaaaacaaaaacttcatGCCATGCACTCACTAGCTGTCCTACGTTACACcaacaccacacaaacacaagtccGCCAACACCACCGCACAGCACAAGAAGAGGTTGCATTATATATTGTTCTGTACCCTGTCTAATACCTCGGTCCTCCTGGGAGCCGTCATTGTAGTTGACTGGCTTTCGAGTTCTTTTGCCTTTGCCCAGATTTCGGGCGAgatcctcctgctgctgctcataatGGTGACGGAGCAGCTTCTCCCAGTAATCAGGATCAACACTTTCCTCCTGCTTGATCACCTCcctttccacctcctcctcctcaacgAAAGAGCAGAGTAATTATTATgagaatgaacataaaaacgtGTCTCGTTAAAGTTGAATAACAATGTCAGGTCTAGTCCAAAGCTGTCGGACCTTTTTGACAGACATCCCCTACCAAGGTGTCAAAAAGCTGAACCAACACAATTAACTTGTATTAAGTCATACATTCATAGAGACACATTTCGTAGGCCATCATACCTCATCGTCTTCGTCTTTGACCACATACTGGGCTACTTTAAAGGAGCTGAGGTACTCGTTCATGCTCTGGAGCTCAGTGTCGTCTGTGGCATCCTGGTTCCTGTCTAGCAAACGGTCAATTGCTTGGTCATCGTAGTGGATCACACTGCTGTCATCCTCCTTGTTGTCCCCTGAAGGCAGAATAAGTCAAACAGAAAGGGGCTACAGTTATTCCCTGTAACATCTGTCAGATCAGACATCAGGCATCCCAGTGGTAGAGTGGTCTTTCCACCTCAGTCTCTCCCCATTTTCAGCCTCTATCTCCAATTGGTGGAGATTATTGATGTGCCTAATGGGAATGGCGAACTCAtcgcttcctgtgtgtgtgtgtgagttggcACAGTGTAGGATTTAATATTTTTGGATAACAGCGTTTAGTGGTCCATAAAGGACCAATGTGCAGGATTTGGTGGCATCTAGAGTGAGGTTATAGATTGCAAATAACTGCATAGCCCTCCCTTTCCcagcatgtaggagaacctacagtggcCATGAAactcatgaaaaacacaaaaggctactgtttgatttgtccattctgggctactgtagaaatatGGTGGTGCAACCTGGCAGACTCCATGTTAGAGGATAAGAGACTAAACAGACTGCTAAATAACAGACTTtccataaaaacaaagatggtACTCCATTTGATAAAGAGGAGTGGGGCGAGGAGTGTTCCCTGTCATCTCTACATCTTCACTCAACTTCACTCAAATAGGTAGGTACCGAGGCCTTCATTGCATTCTGCAGCActttcaaacaaacaataagTAATAACAGACTGCTAAACAGTggcgatgtgtgtgtgtgtgtgtgtgggggggtgctCCATTTCTAATTCTCGCTCAGTCCAACTGTGGCTGCTTCAAGTAGATAGACAGATGCTTAAGATAGCAAAATTATAAAATTATTGTGTTCTGGGGAGATTTTTTAAATAGCAGCAGTGCTAATCATTTAGCAGCTGTGCACCGCTGCATACAGGGAAACACTGATTTACAAATTGTAGCACCTCTTGTTTTTACAACACTCTAAAATTATCTAGCtgcttttttaatgtttgaaaaatgtttatAGTAAAAATCCAGATAAAGTAAATGATTGACAATAGATCAATCTGGCAGCGGGTTAAAGTCGACTCACCTTCTCCGACTTCATCCTTGAACAGCTCTTCAGTTCCAAACTTGAGGATGTCATCGAGCTCCTGTTTGGACATGGAGCCCGTCTTGGAGCCGAGACCAGGTCTCACCACAAGATGGGTGagcatcatcttcttcttcgcCACCTGGTAGAAGGAAGAAGgtgaaagacaaacaagcagTGAGCGGGTGACCACAACATCCTGACATGGTTGATGTGAAAGTTCCTGCAGTGTTCTTCTCAGCAGACCTGAGTGatcctctcctccactgacGCTTTGGTAACAAAGCGATAAATCATCACTTTCCTGTTCTGGCCGATACGGTGAGCTCTGCTGAAAGCCTATAGAGCACAAACAACATAATCACCAAATCatccagacaaacaaacatgctgacATGGATGCTAGGTTACGGCTGGGGTTTGCAAACCTGGATGTCATTGTGGGGGTTCCAGTCAGAGTCATAGATGATGACGGTGTCAGCAGAGGCCAGATTGATGCCCAAACCACCAGCTCTGGTAGAGAGGAGGAAAGCAAACTGAGGGGCACCGGGAGCTGTTCAGatgaacaacagaaaaagaagcatAGAGAGAAGGAAAGTTAGAGCACTGATAGcataacacagcagctgtttttaagcaaaataaacagtatatGTACGTATATGTCCCACCATTAAAGCGGTCGATGGCTTCCTGTCTCAAGTTGCCAGTGACTCCTCCATCAATTCTTTCATATTTGTAGCCTTCATTCTCCAGGAAGTcctccagcaggtccagcatTTTGGTCATCTGGGAGAAGACCAGAACCCTGTGGCCCccctccttcagcttcttcatcatcttctggagCAGCATCAGTTTTCCTGAAGACTTGGTCAGAGCATTGCCCTCATACATGCCATTTGGAAGCTTCGGGGCCTCCTACAATCCAGAAGAGAAATCTGAATAAACTGACTGCGTGTTTCAATAAACAGACATCGTTAAGAGCTACGACACAACATGCACCTCCAGAGGAAACTTTAGAGATGAATTGTGTAAAAAGACTTGGATCCtactgtggctgctgcaggaaaGAGGTAGGGGTGATTGCAGCACTTCTTCAGGTCCATCACCACGTTGAGCAGAGAGACTTGGTTTCCTCCTCCGCGAGTGTTCAGGGCCTCAAAGTTACGTGTCAGGATGAACTTGTAGTATTTCCTGggttaaaacaaagaaaaagagagatcagagaaaagaaaatatactTTACAAGTGTTCAGAAGTCAGATTTTATACCCTGCATTACTCAGAACTTATAGAAATGAATAATGTCCATCCATCCCGTCTTCAATACCGTATGTAGCCTGCTTTAATTTCATGAGTGCACGCTTAACAACTGTTAAAAGATATCGCCACACATCGTCTCTTAGCTTACTTCTGCATGGGGCTCAGCTCCACTCTAACAATGAGCTCGGTCTTTGAAGGCATGTGTTTGAAAACATCAGCCTTCAGCCTCCTGAGCATGTGTGGTCCCAGCATGTCATGGAGCTTCTTGATCTGGTCCTCTTTGGCAATGTCTGCAAACTCCTCCAGAAACCCTTCCAGGTtgctgaagagaaaaagagaaagaaatacataaatacaggGTCAGTGTTGGTGTTTTCTTCGCATCTGCAATACAGCCACACATGCTATGGCCACATGTGGGGCTACTCACTTGAATCTCTCTGGCGTCAGGAAGTTCAGCAAGTGGAAGAGCtcctccaggttgttctgaAGAGGAGTGCCAGTTAGCAGCAGCTTGTGCTGCAACGGGTAGTTGTTCAGCACTCGGAAGAACTAagaagggacaaaaaaaaacattagattATGGGCATTGTGATTAATAATAAGAGGAATAAAAATACAGCAAGAAGCAGTAGCTAGCATTATCATGTGcaacacagcagtgattcaTCCACAAACTCATTTTTGATCAGAATAACTGGACAAACAACCACTTGTAAAAAGTATTCTGTTTTCACCTTGGACTGGTTGTTTTTGAGTCTGTGAGCCTCGTCCACAACCAGACAGGCCCACTCAATGGAGCCCAGCACAGCCTGATCAATGGTAATCAACTCATAGGATGTCAGCAGGACGTGGAACTTGACCGGTGAGTCTTTCTgtaaaggacagagagagaaggacatTAGTTGAGCAGCCAAACGATGAACGAAGGAGGCACAGAAACATTAAGGCAGCAAGCAAGTGTTTCCACTGGTAATATATGGTACCACAAACCAAAACTTCTTGTTCAAAGTTTGAAGAATTTGGCAGCGTTTGCATTTTTGTTATGTAAATTCCTACCACTGCAGCTATTAATACAGTGCAGGACAGCAAGTGTTATAATGCAGGGCACCAATTCAACCTCCTTCTTCACTCCCTTCAATGTTCTCTTTTGATGTCATCCTTTTTGCTACTTTGTCCTTACCTTCATCTTGGAtgcttttttccctcctcgGATGGCATTTCCCTCAAAGGAGAACTCGTTTTCTCTGATGACAGCcctgctgtctttgtccccTACGTAGGTCACCACGTACATGTCAGGGGCCCACATCTCAAACTCTCTTTCCCAGTTAATGATGGTGGACAGGGGAGCGCTAACCAGGAAGGGACCTTTGGAGTGACCCTATAAACAGGAAGACAAAATCAGCATGAACATGGAAAGATGTTATATATAGACAGCACTTCTATCTAAAgagctttacaggtgctggCCTTTCAATCTGGGGCAATTTGGGGTTCTTGCCTTGTGGATCGAACGGCCAACCCTGTGATCAGTAGCTACCCAGGCTACCTGCTgatccacagcagcagtttattaGATAAACTACAACATATGTAAACAGCTGCATCTGTCTTGCCCTGCCTTTAGGATAGAGTTCCTTACTTGGAACTCATCCCCTTTAATGGACAGAGTTACTGTGTGTCACATGTCTGAAACCCAACCCACTAACACTGACTGACAGGGGAGGGCAGACTGGACAAAACAGGGACAGGAACTTGCAGGAAATacattgtatttcattttatattttacatttcagcatAAATAGGCTTACATTAAGCTTTCGCCTTAAGAATTACACAAAAGTAAATAACTAAGAAAAGCAATCATACACACGGTTCTTACCTCCTTGTACAATGAGTAGAGGAAGACAGCAGTCTGCACAGTCTTGCCTAAACCCATTTCATCAGCCAGGATTGTGTCTGTGGCCTGAGCCCAAGAAAACCTCAGCCAGTTCAACCCCTCCAGCTGGTAGGGATGCAGAGTGCCTCCTGTGCTGTCCAGATAGTCGGGCTGCCGATCAAACTTGATGGTGGGCTGGAAGCAAGAAACCAAGAAGAATATCAATCCCACATCTGTCCTAATTCAGGCTACTTTTATTCTGCCAAGGGAATAGGCTTGACAGCAATGCTTCATTTTATCATTAATAATCCACTTGACTGTTGCAAAAATGATATATGGCAGAATCAGGTTCACATGAaggctgtgttgtttttttaggtACAAAGTTTGAAAATACTTACATCTACAACTGGATTAGCAGGTGGTCGCTCTGCCTTCTTGACTTTGACTgccttcttcagcttcttcccAGGCCTGCCCTCCTCACCCACCATCAACTctcttcaaaaacaacaaaaacatacttaaaactgcatttgtgtaACCATGAAGAAGATGAATTAGCTGACATTATGTAAATTTCTGCAAACCTGTGATTCCAGTATGTCTGTTTGTAGGTGTCAAACTCTGGGATGTCCATGTCTTCGCTCTCCCAGGTTGACTGGTCATAGGGCAGATCTCTCCATTTGATCAAGTAATGCACGTTGTTCTTCTTATCAACACTAatatggaaaagaaaatgtgaaggaAATATGGAGTTATGATAAAGCACTACTACTGCTGCCAGAATAAGTCttaaacatgcatttttgtCTGCATACAATTAACTGTCTTTGTcaacatg
It includes:
- the chd4b gene encoding chromodomain-helicase-DNA-binding protein 4 isoform X1, whose protein sequence is MSGSEDEREDFGAADEHSLLHGEEEPEDAVSDVDEVPKSKKKKKAKKSSRESRSSKRQRPIREELPVSSPEHLIGVEAAERDADEGGVRSESEGSDYAPGRKKKKRSSSAKDKKKGGAGAEKGGTSSSKSKRKDPEPEDDDDDDDDCQPKSSTQLLEAWGMKDIDHVFTQEDYSSLTNYKAFSQFVRPLIAAKNPKIAVSKMMTLMMAKWREFSTNNPLKGCATANAALAAANVAAAVESMVVAGTDGGSETVAAPSPAPTPAAAPAPAVPPAAPAPPLRKAKTKEGKGPNARKKSKPTPKPPPKPKPKKVAPLKIKLGGLNSKRKRSSSDEDEPDVDSDFDDGSFSVSDGSNRSSRPKKKPKSAKKKKKVETEDGDGYETDHQDYCEVCQQGGEIILCDTCPRAYHMVCLDPDMEKAPEGKWSCPHCEKEGIQWEARDDLSEADGEDEEDRRDEGVEEEDDHHIEFCRVCKDGGELLCCDTCPSSYHIHCLNPPLPEIPNGEWICPRCKCPPMKGKVQKVLTWRWGEPPAPTPVPRPADLPADAPDPPPMAGRREREFFVKWCNMSYWHCSWVLELQLELNCQVMFRNYQRKTDMDEPPPVDFGGEGDDDKSTKRKNKDPLFVHMEEEFYRYGVKMEWLMIHRILNHSVDKKNNVHYLIKWRDLPYDQSTWESEDMDIPEFDTYKQTYWNHRELMVGEEGRPGKKLKKAVKVKKAERPPANPVVDPTIKFDRQPDYLDSTGGTLHPYQLEGLNWLRFSWAQATDTILADEMGLGKTVQTAVFLYSLYKEGHSKGPFLVSAPLSTIINWEREFEMWAPDMYVVTYVGDKDSRAVIRENEFSFEGNAIRGGKKASKMKKDSPVKFHVLLTSYELITIDQAVLGSIEWACLVVDEAHRLKNNQSKFFRVLNNYPLQHKLLLTGTPLQNNLEELFHLLNFLTPERFNNLEGFLEEFADIAKEDQIKKLHDMLGPHMLRRLKADVFKHMPSKTELIVRVELSPMQKKYYKFILTRNFEALNTRGGGNQVSLLNVVMDLKKCCNHPYLFPAAATEAPKLPNGMYEGNALTKSSGKLMLLQKMMKKLKEGGHRVLVFSQMTKMLDLLEDFLENEGYKYERIDGGVTGNLRQEAIDRFNAPGAPQFAFLLSTRAGGLGINLASADTVIIYDSDWNPHNDIQAFSRAHRIGQNRKVMIYRFVTKASVEERITQVAKKKMMLTHLVVRPGLGSKTGSMSKQELDDILKFGTEELFKDEVGEGDNKEDDSSVIHYDDQAIDRLLDRNQDATDDTELQSMNEYLSSFKVAQYVVKDEDDEEEEVEREVIKQEESVDPDYWEKLLRHHYEQQQEDLARNLGKGKRTRKPVNYNDGSQEDRGIRQDWQEDQSDNQSDYSVASEEGDEDFDERSEANARRPNRKGLRNDRDKPLPPLLARVGGNIEVLGFNARQRKAFLNAVMRYGMPPQDAFTNQWLVRDLRGKSEKEFKAYVSLFMRHLCEPGADGAETFADGVPREGLSRQHVLTRIGVMSLIRKKVQEFEHVNGQWSMPWMAELEENKRAAALAAGEDPKTPSTGTPADTQPNTPVPEDLSKSDDKEDMKKEVEDGKGAKKADDPEIIEIPDESEKSPVLEKKEGEVDPTMAKEEKEKEAGNGDEGKEKEDEDANKEKEEKDKTSEVEKDTPAEVKGEGSEGKADSEEDKTKAEEGKDEKMDTSSPTEEMKEQKEEKDAVKTDESGKLQNGENTKEGTTAAPVVNVSEEKKKDTKQRFMFNIADGGFTELHSLWQNEERAATVTKKTFEIWHRRHDYWLLAGIIQHGYARWQDVQNDVRFAILNEPFKGEMSRGNFLEIKNKFLARRFKLLEQALVIEEQLRRAAYLNMTEDPSHPSMALNTRFSEVECLAESHQHLSKESMSGNKPANAVLHKVLKQLEELLSDMKADVTRLPATIARIPPVAVRLQMSERNILSRLASRGPEVTAQNQSQTSQQMQVPR